One part of the archaeon CG10_big_fil_rev_8_21_14_0_10_43_11 genome encodes these proteins:
- a CDS encoding AsnC family transcriptional regulator, translating into MHMELDTLDYNILHELERDSRTKLKTLARTLRTSITTVNNRIRKLRKEGIIQAFSAKLNYEELGYTVKAVIGVSIQKQHIITFETELSRHPNVTCVYDVTGTFDSVIVTRFRSVRELDSFLKTDLVRPYITETQTFIVLNTRKEDFRIPAAGTKLKKTGMPPIHS; encoded by the coding sequence ATGCACATGGAACTTGACACACTGGATTATAATATCCTTCACGAGCTTGAAAGAGACTCGCGAACAAAGCTTAAAACGCTTGCACGAACACTTCGAACTTCGATTACAACAGTAAACAACCGTATTCGAAAACTCAGAAAAGAAGGCATTATCCAGGCCTTCTCTGCAAAACTCAACTACGAAGAACTTGGCTACACAGTAAAGGCAGTGATTGGTGTGAGCATTCAAAAACAGCACATTATCACCTTTGAAACTGAACTAAGCAGGCATCCAAACGTGACCTGCGTGTATGACGTGACCGGCACGTTTGACAGCGTAATTGTTACGCGCTTTAGAAGTGTGCGCGAGCTTGATTCGTTTCTCAAAACAGACTTAGTGCGCCCTTACATAACAGAAACACAAACGTTTATTGTTCTTAATACACGCAAAGAAGATTTTCGCATTCCCGCTGCAGGCACAAAATTAAAAAAGACAGGAATGCCACCAATACATTCATAA
- a CDS encoding 50S ribosomal protein L18e — protein sequence MAQRSGPTNTELKHTIQALKISARENEVKLWSRIAKELERSTRLRRSQNLAHINRYAHPDETIIVPGKVLGTGLLDKKITICAWQFSDSAKEKIKQAGAKAVSVLELLKTNPQAKKVRILG from the coding sequence ATGGCACAACGAAGCGGACCGACAAATACTGAACTCAAACATACCATCCAGGCTCTTAAAATCAGTGCCCGAGAAAATGAGGTTAAACTGTGGAGCCGTATTGCAAAAGAGCTTGAACGCTCAACACGATTGCGACGCTCACAAAATCTCGCTCACATCAACCGCTACGCGCACCCCGACGAAACAATTATTGTTCCAGGAAAAGTTCTTGGCACGGGTTTGCTTGATAAAAAAATAACTATTTGTGCATGGCAATTTTCAGACTCTGCAAAAGAAAAAATCAAACAAGCAGGCGCAAAAGCAGTAAGCGTTCTTGAACTGCTTAAAACAAATCCGCAGGCAAAAAAGGTGAGAATCCTTGGTTAA
- the rplM gene encoding 50S ribosomal protein L13 produces MVKFFIDAKDSVAGRVASFAAKQAINGDEVIIINAAQAVMSGNRKYLLDRYHQRISRGTPTTGPFYPRTARGVMKRIIRGMLPYKEERGRKAFKRVKVFDETPKEYEHNTFDVVTKTKHDFMHNNYVTLKELTIVMGKAR; encoded by the coding sequence TTGGTTAAATTCTTTATTGACGCAAAAGACAGCGTTGCTGGGCGCGTTGCAAGTTTTGCTGCAAAACAGGCCATCAATGGAGATGAAGTTATTATCATCAACGCAGCACAGGCGGTTATGTCAGGAAACCGAAAATATCTTCTTGACCGATACCACCAACGAATTAGCAGAGGAACGCCAACTACTGGTCCGTTCTATCCAAGAACCGCTCGCGGCGTGATGAAACGCATCATTCGCGGAATGCTTCCCTACAAAGAAGAACGAGGCAGGAAAGCCTTTAAAAGGGTAAAAGTGTTTGATGAGACGCCAAAAGAATATGAACATAACACGTTTGATGTTGTTACCAAAACAAAACACGATTTCATGCATAATAACTATGTCACACTCAAAGAATTAACAATTGTCATGGGTAAAGCACGATGA
- a CDS encoding 30S ribosomal protein S9 — protein sequence MSTVIQTVGKRKTAIARATINAGTGVVRVNSLNITAYTPEISRLLIQEPLIIAGEKASKVNITVNVVGGGQMAQAQAVRTAISKALVEFHNDEGLKDAYLAYDRHLLVNDTRRKEQNKPYRSAARAKRQKSKR from the coding sequence ATGAGCACTGTAATCCAAACCGTAGGCAAACGAAAAACCGCAATAGCACGTGCCACCATTAACGCAGGAACCGGTGTTGTACGCGTAAACAGCCTTAACATTACTGCCTACACTCCTGAAATATCACGATTACTCATCCAAGAACCCCTCATTATCGCAGGCGAAAAAGCGTCAAAGGTGAACATCACCGTGAATGTTGTTGGCGGCGGTCAAATGGCACAAGCACAAGCGGTTCGAACCGCAATCTCAAAAGCGCTGGTGGAATTCCACAATGATGAAGGACTCAAAGATGCATACCTTGCCTACGACCGACACTTACTTGTCAACGACACGCGACGCAAAGAGCAAAATAAACCGTATCGTTCAGCTGCTCGCGCAAAACGACAAAAGAGTAAACGATAA
- a CDS encoding DNA-directed RNA polymerase subunit N produces the protein MIIPVRCFSCGKPVGHLWDNYSTRIKKEKPGKVLDELGLERQCCRALFLGHIDLVETISKFKK, from the coding sequence ATGATAATCCCTGTACGATGCTTTAGTTGCGGAAAACCTGTAGGACACCTATGGGACAATTACAGCACGCGCATTAAAAAAGAGAAACCAGGCAAAGTGCTTGACGAACTTGGTCTTGAACGACAATGCTGTAGAGCACTGTTCCTCGGGCACATAGACCTTGTTGAAACTATTTCAAAATTCAAGAAATAA
- a CDS encoding 50S ribosomal protein L37ae, whose translation MASTKVGSAGRYGARYGIKARKKVSDMERDNKSRFTCPFCLKKTARRLALGIFECAKCSAKFAGKAYSP comes from the coding sequence ATGGCATCCACAAAAGTCGGTTCAGCAGGACGGTATGGCGCACGATATGGCATTAAGGCGCGCAAAAAAGTTTCGGATATGGAGCGCGACAATAAATCCCGTTTTACCTGTCCGTTTTGTTTGAAGAAAACGGCAAGACGACTAGCACTTGGCATTTTTGAATGCGCAAAGTGTAGTGCAAAATTTGCGGGAAAAGCCTACTCGCCATAA
- a CDS encoding DNA-directed RNA polymerase subunit P, whose translation MVDYKCFDCGRTVEAEHVRRRVRCPYCSSKILLKQRPSVRKKIPAR comes from the coding sequence ATGGTAGACTACAAATGCTTTGATTGCGGAAGAACAGTAGAAGCAGAGCACGTTAGACGACGCGTTCGCTGTCCCTACTGTAGCAGTAAAATCCTTTTAAAACAGCGACCAAGCGTGCGAAAGAAAATACCGGCACGATGA
- a CDS encoding prefoldin subunit beta: protein MEIPPEIRGDILKMQQIQQKLQNFMLQKQHVQVQKIEVENALKEIKNVKKDDGVFEIVGTIMFKKSKDELNASLDEKNELFTLRLSSLDKQINTLTDEAKEIQAKITAEINKKR, encoded by the coding sequence ATGGAAATACCCCCAGAAATTAGAGGAGACATTCTTAAAATGCAGCAAATACAGCAAAAGCTGCAAAACTTCATGCTTCAAAAGCAGCACGTACAAGTCCAAAAAATAGAAGTTGAAAACGCTCTTAAAGAGATTAAGAACGTCAAAAAAGATGATGGCGTCTTTGAAATTGTTGGCACTATCATGTTCAAAAAATCAAAAGACGAGCTTAACGCTTCTCTTGACGAGAAAAACGAACTTTTCACGCTTCGCCTCAGCTCGCTTGATAAACAAATCAACACATTGACTGATGAAGCAAAAGAGATTCAGGCAAAAATAACTGCTGAAATCAATAAGAAACGGTGA
- a CDS encoding threonylcarbamoyladenosine tRNA methylthiotransferase — MKVAFVTYGCSVNQADSGLMQQQLKKSGHTIVLHEKDADVVVVNTCVVKSPTERKIVKKLETLRNKQVVVAGCMAQSQPEFVREHFPEYAILGVEGVDAISDIIDGNVKENTQLKRLNKAGMGVVHKDSCISIVEVNEGCLSNCSYCMTKKARGNLYSYPIRDIVRNVKNAHGEVWLTSQDMGCYGFDSNTNLANLLNQINALGKRVWVRVGMMSPQHAARIQKPLITSFASDKVFKFLHIPVQSGSNAVLAHMRRGYEINTFERVVNAFKKAYPKLTLATDIIAGYPTETDRDFEKTRELLTRVRPSVTNISMYWERPKTSAAMLKQLPNYIRKERTRELTKICAEITEEEHKKWIGWQGRVYIDEVGKHDSLVGRNFAYKPIVLKQGVLGSFVNARVTDAKAHHLVGEIV; from the coding sequence ATGAAAGTAGCGTTTGTAACCTATGGATGCAGCGTGAATCAAGCAGATTCAGGATTGATGCAGCAACAGCTCAAAAAAAGTGGGCATACTATTGTTTTGCATGAAAAAGACGCTGACGTTGTGGTTGTCAACACGTGCGTGGTAAAGAGCCCTACTGAGCGTAAAATTGTCAAAAAGCTTGAAACCCTGCGCAATAAACAGGTAGTTGTTGCAGGATGCATGGCACAATCCCAACCAGAATTTGTGCGCGAACATTTTCCAGAATACGCAATTCTTGGCGTGGAAGGCGTTGACGCAATTAGCGACATTATTGACGGAAACGTAAAAGAAAATACGCAATTAAAGCGATTAAACAAAGCAGGCATGGGCGTGGTGCATAAAGATTCATGCATCAGCATCGTGGAAGTAAATGAAGGGTGTTTGAGTAATTGCTCATATTGCATGACTAAAAAAGCGCGTGGAAATTTGTACTCCTACCCAATACGTGACATTGTTCGAAACGTGAAAAATGCGCATGGCGAAGTATGGCTCACGTCCCAAGACATGGGATGTTATGGGTTTGATAGTAACACAAATCTTGCAAACCTCTTAAACCAGATTAACGCGCTTGGAAAGCGCGTGTGGGTTCGCGTTGGCATGATGAGCCCGCAGCACGCAGCAAGAATTCAAAAACCGCTTATTACAAGTTTTGCATCAGATAAAGTGTTCAAATTTCTTCACATCCCCGTGCAGAGCGGGAGTAACGCGGTTCTTGCGCACATGCGCAGGGGCTATGAAATCAACACGTTTGAGCGCGTGGTAAATGCATTTAAAAAAGCGTATCCAAAGCTCACGCTTGCAACAGATATTATTGCAGGCTACCCTACAGAAACGGATCGTGATTTTGAAAAAACGCGCGAACTATTAACGCGGGTTCGGCCAAGCGTGACTAATATTTCCATGTACTGGGAGCGTCCAAAAACAAGCGCTGCAATGCTTAAACAACTGCCAAACTACATCCGAAAAGAGCGCACGCGCGAATTAACTAAGATATGCGCTGAAATTACTGAAGAAGAACACAAGAAATGGATTGGATGGCAGGGACGCGTCTACATTGATGAAGTTGGAAAACATGATTCACTTGTTGGCAGGAATTTTGCCTACAAACCAATCGTGCTCAAACAAGGGGTTCTCGGCTCGTTTGTAAACGCGCGCGTGACTGATGCAAAAGCACATCACCTTGTTGGCGAGATTGTGTGA
- a CDS encoding ferredoxin: MNVTVDEQTCIGCGSCEAICPKAFYLIDGLAKVKKDHAATNGELEEAIDICPVDAIKKVEKKD, translated from the coding sequence ATGAATGTCACTGTTGATGAACAAACCTGTATTGGTTGCGGTTCTTGCGAAGCAATTTGCCCTAAAGCATTCTATCTTATTGACGGGCTTGCAAAAGTGAAAAAAGACCATGCAGCAACAAATGGAGAATTAGAAGAAGCAATTGATATTTGCCCTGTTGATGCTATTAAAAAAGTAGAAAAAAAGGATTAA
- a CDS encoding threonine--tRNA ligase has product MNIKLTLPDGKKIEAKKGITGRALAEKIGKKLAKQALAIKVGDELKDLSHPIESDARIKILTWNEPEGKDVLRHSAAHVLAYAVTELFPKAKPTIGPVIEDGFYYDFYRDKPFDAQEIKQIEKKVNSIIGANHTIVRHMVAKKEARAFYKDNKFKKELISEFEGNAHSFYTMGKFDDLCRGPHIPSTGHIKAFKIIKDSSAYWRGDEKKETLRRLYGVAFPSKKELDEYLVRMEEIEKRDHRKLGPELGLFFLHDTAPGMPYWLPKGLRVYQALVKFWKEEHDKLNYQEIATPLINKKDLWEISGHWEHYQENMFIADMGENEVYGVKAMNCPNAMITFAHESRSYKDLPLKLSDKDTLHRYERSGTLHGLLRVRSFSQDDAHIYVTPEQIEQQYDEILGIADQFYRIFGLDYTLRLGTRPEGFIGDKKTWDKAEAELKKILEKSRKKYGREYEVLEGDGAFYGPKIDIIMKDSLGREWQTGTVQLDFQQPRRFNLSYVDKDGSKKTPVVIHRVIYGSLERFIGLLIEHFAGAFPTWLAPEQVRILPITDRALAYAKRIKETLAKDGVLVSIDDSTNTIQYKIRNAQLKKVPYMLVLGDKEVSAKNVTVRHRSGKIEYGKNFKAFAKTLKQEIVERTLSS; this is encoded by the coding sequence ATGAATATCAAGCTCACTCTCCCTGATGGAAAAAAAATCGAAGCAAAAAAAGGAATAACTGGTAGAGCCCTTGCTGAAAAAATCGGCAAAAAACTGGCAAAACAAGCCCTTGCAATCAAAGTAGGAGATGAACTCAAAGACCTCTCCCACCCAATTGAATCTGACGCGCGCATCAAAATCCTCACCTGGAACGAACCGGAAGGAAAAGACGTGCTTCGCCACAGCGCAGCGCACGTGCTTGCATACGCGGTCACTGAATTATTTCCAAAAGCAAAACCAACTATTGGACCCGTAATTGAAGATGGGTTTTACTATGATTTTTATCGGGACAAACCCTTTGATGCACAGGAAATCAAACAAATCGAGAAAAAAGTGAACAGCATCATTGGTGCTAACCATACAATTGTGCGCCACATGGTTGCAAAAAAAGAAGCGCGCGCATTCTACAAAGATAACAAATTCAAAAAAGAACTTATCAGCGAATTTGAAGGAAACGCGCACTCATTTTACACGATGGGCAAGTTTGATGACTTGTGCCGCGGACCTCACATCCCAAGCACAGGCCACATTAAAGCATTTAAAATAATCAAAGACTCAAGCGCGTACTGGCGCGGGGATGAGAAAAAAGAAACCCTGCGCAGGCTCTATGGCGTTGCGTTCCCGAGCAAAAAAGAACTTGATGAATACCTTGTGCGCATGGAAGAAATCGAAAAACGAGACCACCGAAAACTCGGCCCAGAGCTGGGACTCTTCTTTTTGCACGACACTGCTCCAGGCATGCCGTACTGGCTTCCAAAAGGATTGCGCGTGTACCAAGCGCTCGTAAAATTCTGGAAAGAGGAGCATGACAAACTCAACTATCAAGAAATTGCAACTCCTCTTATCAACAAAAAAGATTTGTGGGAAATAAGCGGGCACTGGGAGCACTATCAGGAGAACATGTTTATTGCAGACATGGGCGAAAACGAAGTGTACGGCGTGAAAGCAATGAACTGCCCAAACGCTATGATAACCTTTGCTCACGAGTCACGAAGCTATAAAGATTTGCCGCTCAAGCTCTCAGACAAAGATACGCTTCACCGCTACGAGCGTTCAGGCACGCTCCACGGACTGCTTCGCGTACGTTCATTTTCACAAGATGACGCGCACATTTATGTTACACCTGAACAAATAGAGCAGCAATATGATGAAATCCTCGGCATTGCAGACCAGTTCTACCGTATTTTTGGTCTTGACTACACGCTACGACTTGGCACCCGACCCGAAGGGTTTATTGGAGACAAAAAAACGTGGGACAAAGCAGAAGCAGAGCTTAAAAAAATTCTTGAAAAAAGCCGAAAAAAATACGGTCGCGAATACGAAGTGCTTGAAGGTGATGGCGCGTTTTACGGACCAAAAATAGATATTATCATGAAAGACAGTCTTGGCAGGGAATGGCAAACGGGAACGGTTCAGCTTGACTTCCAACAGCCACGCCGATTCAACCTATCATACGTGGACAAGGACGGTTCAAAGAAAACGCCGGTTGTTATACACCGCGTGATTTACGGTTCGCTTGAACGTTTTATTGGTTTATTGATTGAACACTTTGCTGGCGCGTTTCCAACGTGGCTTGCTCCAGAACAAGTAAGAATCCTGCCAATCACTGACCGTGCCCTGGCGTATGCAAAACGCATTAAAGAAACGCTTGCAAAAGACGGCGTGTTGGTGAGCATTGATGACTCAACAAACACAATACAATACAAGATTAGAAACGCACAACTCAAAAAAGTGCCCTACATGCTCGTGCTTGGCGACAAAGAAGTGAGCGCAAAAAACGTGACAGTCAGGCATCGCAGCGGTAAAATCGAGTATGGCAAAAACTTCAAAGCTTTTGCAAAAACGCTCAAACAAGAAATTGTGGAGAGAACACTCTCCTCCTAA
- a CDS encoding sorbosone dehydrogenase produces the protein MRASTIVGVIALGLILAVAFAIVFPWEYLTGFIPSGANDSEIINAIRLPDGFSIDVYARVAGARSLVLSESGTLFVGTRGDKVYAVTQTGDVIKVARNLNSPNGVALKGGDLYVAEISRIIRFNDIENNLASSDYEVVFDGYPKNALHGWKYIAFGPDGLLYVPVGAPCNICSPEEPYATITRLNVSDPAGFEIIAWGVRNTVGFDWNPTTNTLWFTDNGRDWLGNNAPPDELNAISKQRPHFGYPYCHGGTIQDPKFDLFDCSAFEQPARALGPHVAALGMTFYTGTQFPSTYHGDVFIAEHGSWNRDAPIGYRIMRVSVENNKAQSYEVFAEGWLKNSVALGRPVDVIVTPFGSLLVSDDKAGLIYEIGYGSVLGTLPFSII, from the coding sequence ATGCGGGCAAGTACCATAGTAGGGGTTATTGCACTTGGTCTAATACTTGCCGTGGCTTTTGCTATTGTCTTTCCTTGGGAGTACTTAACCGGGTTCATTCCTAGTGGGGCAAATGACAGCGAGATTATAAACGCAATTAGGCTACCTGACGGGTTTAGCATAGACGTGTACGCGCGCGTTGCTGGAGCGCGCTCCCTTGTCTTAAGTGAGAGTGGCACACTCTTTGTAGGAACACGTGGCGACAAGGTGTACGCAGTAACCCAAACAGGTGATGTAATCAAGGTCGCGCGCAATCTTAATTCGCCAAACGGGGTTGCACTCAAGGGTGGCGACTTGTATGTTGCTGAGATTAGCAGAATCATTCGTTTTAATGATATTGAAAACAACCTTGCCTCTTCAGATTATGAGGTTGTATTTGATGGCTATCCTAAAAACGCGCTTCATGGATGGAAGTATATTGCATTTGGCCCTGACGGATTACTATACGTCCCGGTTGGCGCTCCGTGTAATATTTGCAGTCCAGAAGAGCCGTATGCAACCATAACGCGCCTTAATGTGTCAGACCCCGCCGGGTTTGAGATTATTGCATGGGGTGTTCGAAACACCGTCGGATTTGACTGGAATCCAACCACCAACACGCTGTGGTTTACTGATAATGGGCGAGACTGGCTTGGAAATAACGCGCCTCCTGATGAGTTGAACGCGATTTCAAAACAGCGACCACACTTTGGCTACCCCTACTGCCATGGAGGAACAATTCAAGACCCTAAATTTGACTTGTTTGATTGCAGCGCGTTTGAACAACCTGCTCGCGCGCTTGGCCCACATGTAGCAGCATTGGGAATGACCTTTTATACGGGCACACAGTTTCCAAGCACGTATCACGGAGATGTGTTTATTGCTGAGCATGGGTCATGGAATCGGGATGCGCCTATTGGGTATCGGATTATGCGCGTTTCTGTTGAAAACAATAAAGCACAGTCCTATGAGGTTTTTGCAGAAGGATGGCTTAAGAATAGTGTTGCCCTAGGCAGGCCTGTTGACGTGATTGTAACCCCGTTTGGCTCACTGCTGGTAAGTGATGACAAAGCAGGTTTGATATATGAAATAGGGTATGGCAGCGTCTTAGGCACGCTTCCGTTTAGCATTATTTAA